From Anticarsia gemmatalis isolate Benzon Research Colony breed Stoneville strain chromosome 3, ilAntGemm2 primary, whole genome shotgun sequence, one genomic window encodes:
- the mdy gene encoding diacylglycerol O-acyltransferase isoform X1, which produces MATESEEKALRYRRAQSVSKAEEITETEKKVRKLQYDKPIHTPGDSLFSWSSEFNNFTGLVNWGFLMLSIGGVRLGLENFLKYGFRVNPLEWIVVLTGYNEGDSNQYPSVILIVFSIVPVVISLLIEKGIAVDIIPEKVGITLEVINILFVITLPAAVLQVKGEDFSFVGITTVCMLYLIIFLKLWSYAQTNHWCRNGLKRRNMNNTLRRQSLSAPNWNELVNAEHEQSKEDILNDTAVAARLTKYPDNLNLKDLFYFLLAPTLCYELNFPRTARIRKRFVIKRVLELIFGVNLVLALFQQWMIPSVTNSVETFSKMDPIRITERLLKLAVPNHLLWLCFFYLTFHSFLNLMGELLQFADRKFYSDWWNANNITVFWRTWNLPVHLWAVRHVYKPITEMGFSKVAAGIVVFFVSAFFHEYLVSVPLQMFRIWAFLGMMAQPPLAVISRFVQVKLGPRWGNIIVWSSLILGQPLAIMMYYHDYALIHFKPTEATE; this is translated from the exons ATGGCTACTGAAAGTGAAGAGAAGGCCCTGCGTTACAGGAGGGCTCAAAGTGTTTCAAAAGCAGAGGAAATCACTGAAACTGAGAAGAAAGTAAGAAAACTACAGTATGATAAGCC AATACACACACCAGGAGATTCACTGTTCTCATGGAGTTCAGAATTCAACAACTTCACCGGTTTGGTCAACTGGGGTTTCTTGATGCTGTCAATTGGTGGAGTGCGTTTAGGCCTTGAAAACTTTCTAAA GTACGGATTTCGTGTAAATCCTCTAGAATGGATTGTAGTGTTGACAGGTTATAATGAAGGCGATAGCAACCAATATCCGTCTGTTATATTAATAGTTT TTAGTATTGTTCCTGTGGTAATTAGTTTGCTGATTGAAAAAGGGATAGCAGTG GATATAATACCGGAAAAGGTGGGCATTACACTTGAGGTTATTAACATACTATTTGTAATAACATTGCCTGCAGCAGTCTTGCAAGTCAAAGGAGAGGACTTTAGTTTCG TGGGAATTACGACAGTATGTATGctctatttaattatattcttgaaACTCTGGAGTTACGCTCAAACCAATCATTGGTGTCGGAATGGTTTGAAAAGAAGGAATATGAACAATACTCTTAGAAGGCAAAGTTTGTCCGCACCGAATTGGA ATGAGCTAGTTAATGCCGAACACGAGC AGAGTAAAGAAGATATTTTGAATGATACCGCAGTCGCGGCGAGACTGACAAAGTACCCCGACAACTTGAACCTAAAAGATTTGTTCTACTTTTTGTTGGCTCCTACCCTGTGTTATGAGTTGAATTTCCCCCGTACTGCACG AATCAGGAAGAGGTTTGTAATCAAAAGGGTGTTGGAGTTGATATTCGGGGTTAACCTCGTTCTGGCACTGTTCCAACAATGGATGATACCTTCCGTCACCAACTCCGTGGAGACTTTCTCCAAAATGGATCCGATCAGGATTACGGAACGATTACTCAAGTTGGCT GTACCGAACCATCTACTATGGCTTTGTTTCTTCTACTTAACATTCCATTCCTTCCTAAACCTGATGGGTGAGCTATTACAATTTGCGGACCGCAAGTTCTACAGTGACTGGTGGAACGCGAACAATATAACTGTTTTCTGGAGAACATGGAACCTGCCCGTACATCTTTGGGCTGTGAGACACGTGTACAAGCCTATCACGGAAATGGGATTCAGCAAAGTAGCTGCTGGAATCGTCGTTTTCTTTGTTTCTGCATTTTTCCATGAATATTTG GTTAGCGTGCCTCTACAGATGTTCAGAATCTGGGCGTTCTTGGGTATGATGGCTCAGCCACCGCTGGCGGTGATATCTCGCTTCGTTCAAGTGAAACTCGGACCTCGCTGGGGCAACATTATAGTGTGGAGCTCCTTGATCCTCGGTCAACCATTAGCCATCATGATGTACTATCACGATTACGCGCTGATACATTTCAAACCAACTGAAGCCACTGAGTAA
- the mdy gene encoding diacylglycerol O-acyltransferase isoform X2: MATESEEKALRYRRAQSVSKAEEITETEKKVRKLQYDKPIHTPGDSLFSWSSEFNNFTGLVNWGFLMLSIGGVRLGLENFLKYGFRVNPLEWIVVLTGYNEGDSNQYPSVILIVFSIVPVVISLLIEKGIAVDIIPEKVGITLEVINILFVITLPAAVLQVKGEDFSFVGITTVCMLYLIIFLKLWSYAQTNHWCRNGLKRRNMNNTLRRQSLSAPNWKSKEDILNDTAVAARLTKYPDNLNLKDLFYFLLAPTLCYELNFPRTARIRKRFVIKRVLELIFGVNLVLALFQQWMIPSVTNSVETFSKMDPIRITERLLKLAVPNHLLWLCFFYLTFHSFLNLMGELLQFADRKFYSDWWNANNITVFWRTWNLPVHLWAVRHVYKPITEMGFSKVAAGIVVFFVSAFFHEYLVSVPLQMFRIWAFLGMMAQPPLAVISRFVQVKLGPRWGNIIVWSSLILGQPLAIMMYYHDYALIHFKPTEATE, from the exons ATGGCTACTGAAAGTGAAGAGAAGGCCCTGCGTTACAGGAGGGCTCAAAGTGTTTCAAAAGCAGAGGAAATCACTGAAACTGAGAAGAAAGTAAGAAAACTACAGTATGATAAGCC AATACACACACCAGGAGATTCACTGTTCTCATGGAGTTCAGAATTCAACAACTTCACCGGTTTGGTCAACTGGGGTTTCTTGATGCTGTCAATTGGTGGAGTGCGTTTAGGCCTTGAAAACTTTCTAAA GTACGGATTTCGTGTAAATCCTCTAGAATGGATTGTAGTGTTGACAGGTTATAATGAAGGCGATAGCAACCAATATCCGTCTGTTATATTAATAGTTT TTAGTATTGTTCCTGTGGTAATTAGTTTGCTGATTGAAAAAGGGATAGCAGTG GATATAATACCGGAAAAGGTGGGCATTACACTTGAGGTTATTAACATACTATTTGTAATAACATTGCCTGCAGCAGTCTTGCAAGTCAAAGGAGAGGACTTTAGTTTCG TGGGAATTACGACAGTATGTATGctctatttaattatattcttgaaACTCTGGAGTTACGCTCAAACCAATCATTGGTGTCGGAATGGTTTGAAAAGAAGGAATATGAACAATACTCTTAGAAGGCAAAGTTTGTCCGCACCGAATTGGA AGAGTAAAGAAGATATTTTGAATGATACCGCAGTCGCGGCGAGACTGACAAAGTACCCCGACAACTTGAACCTAAAAGATTTGTTCTACTTTTTGTTGGCTCCTACCCTGTGTTATGAGTTGAATTTCCCCCGTACTGCACG AATCAGGAAGAGGTTTGTAATCAAAAGGGTGTTGGAGTTGATATTCGGGGTTAACCTCGTTCTGGCACTGTTCCAACAATGGATGATACCTTCCGTCACCAACTCCGTGGAGACTTTCTCCAAAATGGATCCGATCAGGATTACGGAACGATTACTCAAGTTGGCT GTACCGAACCATCTACTATGGCTTTGTTTCTTCTACTTAACATTCCATTCCTTCCTAAACCTGATGGGTGAGCTATTACAATTTGCGGACCGCAAGTTCTACAGTGACTGGTGGAACGCGAACAATATAACTGTTTTCTGGAGAACATGGAACCTGCCCGTACATCTTTGGGCTGTGAGACACGTGTACAAGCCTATCACGGAAATGGGATTCAGCAAAGTAGCTGCTGGAATCGTCGTTTTCTTTGTTTCTGCATTTTTCCATGAATATTTG GTTAGCGTGCCTCTACAGATGTTCAGAATCTGGGCGTTCTTGGGTATGATGGCTCAGCCACCGCTGGCGGTGATATCTCGCTTCGTTCAAGTGAAACTCGGACCTCGCTGGGGCAACATTATAGTGTGGAGCTCCTTGATCCTCGGTCAACCATTAGCCATCATGATGTACTATCACGATTACGCGCTGATACATTTCAAACCAACTGAAGCCACTGAGTAA
- the RpL3 gene encoding ribosomal protein L3 — protein sequence MSHRKFSAPRHGSMGFYPKKRSRRHRGKVKAFPKDDATKPVHLTAFIGYKAGMTHVVREPDRPGSKINKKEIVEAVTIIETPPMVAVGVVGYIDTPHGLRALLTVWAEHMSEDCRRRFYKNWYKCKKKAFTKASKKWQDELGRKSIEKDFKKMIRYCSVVRIIAHTQMKLLKQRQKKAHIMEIQVNGGTIEDKVKWAREHLEKPIPVDSVFTQDEMIDCIGVTKGKGYKGVTSRWHTKKLPRKTHKGLRKVACIGAWHPSRVSFTVARAGQKGYHHRTEMNKKIYRIGQGIHTKDGKVIKNNASTEYDLSEKSITPMGGFPHYGEVNNDFVMIKGCCMGPKKRVITLRKSLRVHTKRAALEKINLKFIDTSSKFGHGRFQTPADKAAFMGTLKKDRIREEAAATTAPAAPAQS from the exons ATG tcgCATAGAAAGTTTTCGGCGCCCCGCCATGGGTCGATGGGATTCTACCCCAAGAAGAGGTCCCGCCGTCATCGTGGAAAGGTCAAGGCGTTCCCTAAAGATGATGCTACCAAGCCTGTCCATCTTACCGCTTTCATCGGCTACAAGGCCGGTATGACCCACGTGGTTCGTGAACCTGACCGTCCTGGTTCAA AGATCAACAAGAAGGAGATCGTAGAGGCAGTGACCATCATTGAGACTCCTCCCATGGTCGCTGTTGGTGTAGTTGGCTACATCGACACGCCTCATGGTCTCCGCGCTCTGCTCACTGTCTGGGCCGAGCACATGTCTGAAGACTGCCGCCGCCGCTTCTACAAGAACTG GTACAAATGCAAGAAGAAGGCATTCACCAAGGCCAGCAAGAAATGGCAGGATGAGCTTGGGCGCAAGTCTATTGAGAAGGACTTCAAGAAAATGATCCGTTACTGCAGTGTAGTGAGGATCATTGCCCACACTCAGATGAAGCTGCTCAAGCAGCGTCAGAAGAAGGCTCACATTATGGAGATCCAAGTCAATGGAGGCACCATTGAAGACAAAGTTAAATGGGCCAGGGAACATCTGGAAAAGCCCATCCCAGTGGACTCTGTATTCACTCAGGATGAGATGATTGACTGCATTGGAGTCACCAAGGGTAAAGGATACAAAG GTGTGACTTCTCGTTGGCACACAAAGAAGCTGCCCCGCAAGACACACAAGGGTCTGCGCAAGGTTGCCTGTATTGGAGCGTGGCATCCTTCAAGAGTATCATTCACCGTAGCCCGTGCTGGTCAAAAGGGCTACCACCATCGTACTGAGATGAACAAGAAGATTTACAGAATTGGACAAG GTATCCACACTAAGGATGGCAAGGTTATCAAGAACAATGCTTCCACTGAGTATGACTTGTCCGAGAAGTCTATCACCCCCATGGGTGGTTTCCCCCACTATGGTGAAGTCAACAATGACTTTGTTATGATCAAGGGTTGTTGTATGGGACCTAAGAAGCGCGTCATCACTTTGAGGAAG TCTCTGCGCGTGCACACCAAGAGGGCTGCTCTTGAGAAGATTAATCTGAAGTTCATCGATACATCTTCCAAGTTCGGTCACGGTCGCTTCCAGACGCCGGCTGACAAGGCTGCGTTCATGGGAACACTCAAGAAGGACCGTATTCGTGAAGAAGCTGCGGCCACCACGGCGCCAGCGGCTCCTGCACAGTCCTAA
- the LOC142986779 gene encoding uncharacterized protein LOC142986779 — MVEHALVDCSQASAMQTLPPQPHREADEDQLADEYVQNFELDHLEDHHVVKREPLRTGWHEMTEPPPACARACRPWPDAGPYPQPHVAIAVDPSTPPETPPAPVGRSPCRAALVEDVLWLPHMREPLDMRTVPCGSFEEWDRRDWREQDHHVQQVALRPASSCSAMSPRTGPHGSYQPSSCGDDLISDDLLMTLSVRELNKRLHGFPREDVTRLKQKRRTLKNRGYAQNCRSKRLQQRQELELTNRSLQDELHVLQLQVARVTHERDMLKQRLALVGRDHAVPQHAPPTPHSSPEFFSEL; from the coding sequence ATGGTGGAACACGCGCTAGTCGACTGCTCCCAGGCGAGCGCCATGCAGACTCTGCCTCCGCAGCCGCACCGCGAAGCTGATGAAGATCAGCTCGCTGACGAGTACGTGCAGAACTTTGAACTCGACCACCTCGAGGATCATCATGTTGTGAAGCGTGAACCCTTGCGTACTGGCTGGCACGAGATGACTGAACCTCCACCTGCGTGTGCTCGTGCGTGTCGACCGTGGCCTGACGCGGGACCGTATCCTCAACCTCATGTGGCTATTGCGGTCGACCCCAGCACACCTCCAGAGACTCCGCCAGCACCCGTCGGTCGCAGCCCTTGCCGCGCTGCGCTCGTCGAAGATGTCTTGTGGCTTCCTCACATGCGAGAGCCCCTCGATATGCGTACAGTTCCGTGTGGCAGTTTCGAAGAATGGGACCGGCGCGACTGGCGAGAGCAGGATCACCACGTGCAACAGGTCGCATTGCGCCCGGCCAGCTCGTGCTCGGCGATGTCACCGCGAACCGGACCGCACGGATCATACCAACCTTCCTCCTGTGGAGATGACCTAATAAGCGACGATTTACTAATGACCCTAAGCGTGCGTGAACTCAACAAACGACTTCATGGGTTTCCACGAGAAGATGTGACACGACTCAAACAGAAACGACGCACTTTGAAAAACCGCGGCTACGCGCAGAACTGTCGCAGCAAACGATTACAGCAGCGGCAGGAGTTGGAACTGACGAACCGGTCGTTGCAGGATGAGCTGCACGTGCTACAGCTGCAGGTGGCGCGTGTGACCCACGAGCGCGACATGCTGAAGCAGAGGCTGGCGCTGGTGGGGCGCGACCACGCGGTGCCGCAGCACGCGCCACCCACGCCGCACTCCTCCCCCGAGTTCTTCTCCGAGCTGTGA
- the slmo gene encoding PRELI domain containing slowmo — protein sequence MKIWTSEHTFNHPWETVAQAAWRKYPNPMNPAVIGTDVIERKVVDGVLVTHRLVSSKWFFPRWAQALIGTAKICYASERSEVNPNERQMTLQTTNLTFCRYIAVDETVRYTPHPSDASKTLLKQEAVVTVQGVPLSSYMEDLLANKISLNAGKGRQAIEWVIGKLDSEIKELASTACKSTDELLSQTKKSLDDITSTARRSMDDISSKAKRSLDDIEKFTKANANQRS from the exons ATGAAGATTTGGACTTCTGAACACACTTTCAA CCATCCGTGGGAGACGGTTGCTCAAGCAGCATGGCGAAAATATCCCAATCCTATGAATCCAGCAGTGATTGGAACCGATGTCATCGAAAGGAAAGTTGTGGATGGAGTTTTGGTCACACATAGACTCGTCAGTTCGAAGTGGTTTTTTCCAAGATGGGCACAAGCA CTTATAGGAACAGCGAAAATATGCTATGCGAGTGAAAGGTCAGAAGTTAATCCCAATGAACGACAGATGACTCTTCAAACCACAAACTTAACATTCTGCCGCTACATAGCAGTTGATGAGACAGTACGATACACTCCACACCCTTCAGATGCATCTAAAACCTTACTCAAACAGGAAGCTGTAGTCACAGTACAA GGTGTACCACTCAGTAGCTACATGGAAGATTTActagcaaataaaatatcattgaatGCTGGAAAAGGTCGACAGGCTATAGAATGGGTGATAGGAAAATTAGACTCAGAAATAAAAGAACTTGCCAGTACTGCTTGTAAAAGTACAGATGAACTATTATCACAAACAAAGAAATCCCTGGACGACATCACATCAACAGCCAGGAGATCCATGGATGACATATCATCAAAAGCAAAGCGATCACTTGATGATATAGAAAAATTCACAAAAGCCAACGCAAACCAAAGAAGCTGA
- the Nufip gene encoding nuclear FMR1 interacting protein 1, which yields MNRPPHPRMMGNMYRSPRPYNNQWRPRGPRPNAGFQWRGNSHPRPPAMSPQFSPNQNNQEHWCETCDRGFATPDLLSKHLQQHQKCNIDGCQFVAHPKVITKHIQMQHSSGLYKKIAKLNNPEEIQKWRDERKKKYPTRTNIEKKAAECKEKIERGEKMALKRDRSDNNKSTDQAPHTNRRDSFSKNYQNHRNNRPNFTPRQNNMSDQEQPRPPPPKKIRKPTPSIPSVVEKNKLKPFAGILSINMDDEIIEEVSNPQDSTNILIEDDYFEMPAPPPKDKPVQEPVICGALSSLMCDYGSSDDEAKEKENKEVGNVITTKALNKNVNSDSTKKAVANVNKDPTTNKNINEDLNKEKGLNKNCSETVVGNVNDDCKDKEQTNNDISTKLNDLSQNVEKLDNEKRNESDDDSGPEEVTTVKSNVTEPVLPEDKIVKPKEPAVPVRKNIPPRNNNNRQHNKYHRKIPSTLLYKLLHKEIRHERNIVLQCIRYIKKMNYFDKTPH from the exons ATGAATAGACCACCGCATCCACGCATGATGGGAAATATGTATAGGAGTCCTAGACCGTATAATAATCAATGGAGGCCTCGGGGGCCCCGTCCTAACGCAGGATTTCAATGGAGAGGTAATTCACACCCCAGACCACCTGCCATGAGTCCACAGTTTTCACCAAATCAAAACAACCAAGAGCATTGGTGTGAGACTTGTGATCGCGGCTTCGCTACACCAGATCTTCTTAGTAAACACTTGCAACAACATCAG aaatgcAACATAGATGGATGTCAGTTTGTGGCTCACCCTAAAGTGATCACCAAACATATTCAAATGCAACATTCATCCGGGTTGTACAAGAAGATAGCCAAGTTAAACAACCCTGAAGAGATACAGAAGTGGAGAGATGAGAGGAAGAAGAAATATCCCACCAGAACTAACATTGAGAAGAAAGCAGCTGAGTGTAAGGAAAAGATTGAGAGGGGAGAAAAAATGGCTTTAAAACGAGACAGAAGCGATAACAATAAATCTACAG ATCAAGCACCACATACAAACAGAAGGGATAGCTTTAgcaaaaattatcaaaatcataGAAATAACAGGCCTAATTTCACACCACGACAGAACAATATGAGTGACCAGGAACAACCAAGACCACCACCGCCTAAGAAAATACGCAAACCTACTCCGAGCATACCTAGTGTTGTTGAGAAGAATAAACTAAAGCCGTTTGCTGGAATCCTTAGTATTAACATGGATGATGAGATAATAGAAGAAGTGAGCAACCCACAAGATAGTACCAATATCTTAATTGAAGATGACTATTTTGAAATGCCAGCACCACCACCTAAAGACAAACCAGTTCAGGAACCGGTTATATGTGGAGCTCTCTCATCACTGATGTGCGATTATGGGTCTTCCGATGACGAGGCTaaggaaaaagaaaacaaagaagTTGGTAATGTTATAACTACtaaagctttaaataaaaatgtaaatagtgATAGTACGAAAAAGGCTGTGGCAAACGTGAATAAGGATcccacaacaaataaaaatatcaatgaagATCTGAACAAGGAGAAGggcttaaataaaaattgttcagAAACGGTTGTTGGAAATGTCAATGATGATTGTAAAGACAAGGAGCAAACAAATAATGATAtctcaacaaaattaaatgacctTAGCCAAAATGTCGAAAAACTTGACAACGAGAAGAGAAATGAAAGTGACGATGACAGCGGCCCTGAAGAAGTAACGACTGTTAAAAGCAATGTTACTGAACCTGTTTTACCTGAAGATAAGATTGTTAAACCTAAAGAACCAGCTGTAccagtaagaaaaaatattccgccaagaaataataataatagacaaCATAATAAGTATCATCGTAAAATACCTTCAACTCTTCTATATAAACTGTTACATAAGGAAATCAGACATGAGCGTAATATAGTATTACAATGTATTAGATACATTAAAAAGATGAACTACTTTGATAAAACGCCTCATTAA
- the MED11 gene encoding mediator complex subunit 11, translating to MTAPMERIQILDDIEKDIITCLQCAAQALLELSKEKSGQKQAETNTSQFLRTLSQVESKLSDQINYLTQVSTGQPHEGSGYASQKVLQMAWHRLEHVRSWVNELDRLKASHLAATRTVSGNVQNGNMTSSGTST from the exons ATGACTGCTCCTATGGAAAGAATCCAAATCCTGGATGATATTGAAAAAGATATCATAACATGTCTTCAATGTGCAG CACAAGCATTATTGGAGTTAAGTAAAGAAAAGTCGGGTCAGAAACAAGCAGAGACAAACACATCACAATTTTTGAGGACATTGAGTCAAGTTGAATCAAAACTTAGTGATCAGATCAACTACTTAACACAAGTGTCAACTGGTCAACCACATGAAGGGTCTGGATATGCCTCACAGAAGGTGTTACAGATGGCATGGCACAGACTGGAGCATGTGCGCTCATGGGTCAATGAACTGGACCGCTTGAAGGCCTCTCACCTGGCTGCTACAAGAACAGTATCTGGAAATGTACAGAATGGGAACATGACCTCTTCTGGAACAAGTACCtga